One part of the Vitis riparia cultivar Riparia Gloire de Montpellier isolate 1030 chromosome 8, EGFV_Vit.rip_1.0, whole genome shotgun sequence genome encodes these proteins:
- the LOC117919782 gene encoding presenilin-like protein At1g08700, giving the protein MDSSILDSLGVEIIGVMSPVSVCMLLVVLLVYTLSSATSSAASDTIRTAANLVYLESPSDSTTQKLEGALLNALVFIVLIAIVTFVLVLLYYYNFTNFLKNYMRFSAFFVLGTMGGSIFLSVIQHFSVPIDSITCFLLLFNFTVVGVLSVFSNGIPIFVRQAYMVVLGIIVAAWFTKLPEWTTWVLLVALAVYDLVAVLAPGGPLKLLVELASTRDEELPALVYEARPVVSRGPGTRGSGTRGSNLGLLVGGVSESGSVELQAVSQDNRNKSDEDVGNLANEEGETSPLVSNLRDRPTSSSGSSEYSVVNVRLNRGAQFGNGESEIVVDEEMSPLVDMLEFGGDREQTRGEIPEASMGTSRGIKLGLGDFVFYSVLVGRAAMYDLMTVYACYLAIISGLGCTLILLSVCHRALPALPISITLGVVFYFLTRLLMEPFVVGTSSNLMMF; this is encoded by the coding sequence ATGGATTCGAGCATTCTCGATTCTCTCGGAGTCGAAATCATTGGCGTGATGTCGCCGGTCTCAGTCTGCATGCTCCTGGTGGTTCTCCTCGTTTACACCCTCTCCTCCGCCACCTCCTCGGCCGCCTCCGACACCATCAGGACCGCCGCCAACCTCGTCTACCTCGAATCCCCCTCCGACTCCACCACCCAGAAGCTCGAGGGCGCATTGCTCAACGCTCTGGTCTTCATCGTCCTCATCGCTATCGTCACGTTCGTCCTCGTCCTCCTCTACTACTACAATTTCACCAATTTCTTGAAGAATTACATGCGGTTCTCCGCGTTTTTCGTGCTCGGCACCATGGGCGGATCCATCTTTTTGTCGGTAATTCAGCATTTCTCAGTGCCGATTGATTCAATTACTTGTTTCTTGTTGCTGTTTAACTTCACTGTCGTTGGGGTTTTATCGGTTTTTTCGAATGGTATACCGATTTTTGTGAGGCAAGCGTATATGGTTGTTTTGGGGATTATTGTTGCAGCTTGGTTCACCAAGTTGCCCGAATGGACCACTTGGGTTCTGCTTGTGGCTTTGGCCGTGTATGATTTAGTGGCGGTTTTGGCGCCCGGGGGGCCGCTGAAGCTGCTGGTTGAGTTGGCGTCGACCCGAGATGAAGAGCTTCCCGCGCTGGTGTACGAGGCTCGGCCTGTGGTTTCGCGGGGTCCGGGGACTCGGGGTTCGGGGACCCGGGGTTCGAATTTGGGGCTTTTGGTGGGTGGAGTTTCAGAGTCAGGGAGTGTTGAGCTGCAGGCGGTGTCTCAGGACAATCGGAATAAGAGTGATGAGGACGTTGGAAATTTAGCAAATGAGGAAGGGGAGACATCGCCTTTGGTGTCTAATTTGCGGGATAGGCCAACATCAAGCAGTGGAAGCTCTGAGTACTCAGTGGTGAATGTTAGATTGAACCGAGGAGCCCAGTTTGGCAATGGGGAATCAGAGATTGTTGTTGATGAGGAAATGTCTCCTCTTGTTGATATGTTGGAGTTTGGGGGCGATAGAGAACAAACAAGGGGGGAAATTCCTGAAGCATCTATGGGAACAAGTCGAGGAATAAAACTTGGTCTCGGAGATTTTGTTTTCTATAGTGTTCTTGTGGGTAGAGCTGCAATGTATGATCTCATGACCGTGTATGCTTGTTACCTTGCAATTATATCAGGACTTGGATGCACTCTTATTTTGTTGTCTGTATGCCACCGAGCTCTGCCTGCCCTCCCTATATCCATCACATTGGGTGtggtattttatttcttaactCGGTTACTGATGGAACCTTTTGTTGTTGGGACATCCTCAAATCTAATGATGTTTTAA